A single genomic interval of Mucilaginibacter boryungensis harbors:
- a CDS encoding DUF2200 domain-containing protein, translated as MNNTNSHDERIAKMVFASVYPLYLTKVEKKGRTKAELDEVITWLTGFNQKQLAEFMEKKVTFETFFGQATLNPNAGLITGTICGYRVEEISNPLTQQVRYLDKLVDELAKGKKMEKILRK; from the coding sequence ATGAACAACACTAATTCACACGATGAGCGTATCGCCAAAATGGTTTTTGCCTCGGTCTACCCGTTGTATCTTACCAAAGTGGAAAAGAAAGGCCGAACGAAAGCAGAGTTGGATGAGGTGATTACATGGCTAACGGGCTTCAATCAGAAACAACTCGCAGAGTTTATGGAGAAGAAGGTAACTTTTGAAACTTTTTTCGGACAGGCTACACTAAACCCTAACGCAGGTCTTATTACGGGTACTATCTGCGGGTACCGTGTAGAGGAGATCAGCAACCCTTTGACACAGCAGGTACGGTATTTGGATAAGCTGGTAGATGAGTTAGCCAAAGGAAAAAAGATGGAGAAAATACTGCGTAAATAA
- a CDS encoding alpha-L-fucosidase, with the protein MKKEVLLIAVAAFILVLQARSQTSGRFQPYDESLKQYAYPEWFRDAKFGIWSHWGPQAVPRQGDWYAKNMYMQGSGQNKYHIANYGPPSKFGYKDIIPLWKAEKWDPEKLMALYKKAGAKYFVSMGSHHDNFFLWHSKVHQWNSVNMGPHKDVVGLWQKAAKKEGLKFGVSEHLAASFNWFQPSHGADKTGPYAGIPYDGTDPKYADLYHQPNPDSSDIKKWITGNSAWQQEWLIDVNELIDLYHPDLLYSDSPLPFGDVGRTMVAHFYNDNIRHNSGKLTGVYTPKQPSEGKWAQDVERGVLDSISPFPWQTDTSIGDWFYKTGQKYKSADDIAQLLIDIISKNGNLLINVVQTPEGDLEPDVLTIVNKIGDWTTANGEGIYATRPWKIYGEGPSTVKTNQTKGRFGGLSDTRAYQATDIRFTTKDGNLYAFCMNTPAGEVRITSLGRNSKYLDKPIASVTLLGSKEKLKWVQEGDALVISKPESSPGWKVSGYKIAFK; encoded by the coding sequence ATGAAAAAAGAAGTATTACTTATTGCTGTAGCAGCTTTTATTTTGGTACTCCAGGCCCGTTCGCAAACCAGTGGTAGATTTCAACCATACGATGAATCACTAAAGCAGTATGCATACCCGGAATGGTTTCGCGATGCCAAATTTGGTATATGGTCTCACTGGGGTCCCCAGGCGGTACCGCGCCAGGGCGATTGGTATGCCAAAAATATGTACATGCAGGGCAGCGGCCAAAACAAATACCATATCGCCAATTACGGTCCACCTTCCAAGTTCGGATATAAGGATATCATCCCCCTATGGAAAGCGGAAAAATGGGATCCTGAAAAACTCATGGCGCTTTACAAAAAAGCTGGGGCGAAATATTTCGTCAGTATGGGATCCCATCACGACAATTTCTTTTTGTGGCACTCAAAGGTGCATCAATGGAATTCTGTGAACATGGGACCACACAAGGATGTCGTAGGCCTGTGGCAAAAAGCGGCCAAAAAAGAAGGCCTTAAGTTCGGTGTTTCGGAACATTTAGCGGCGAGTTTTAACTGGTTCCAGCCCAGCCACGGGGCGGATAAGACCGGCCCCTACGCGGGAATTCCTTATGACGGCACAGATCCCAAATATGCCGACCTTTATCATCAGCCCAACCCCGATTCTTCGGATATAAAAAAATGGATCACCGGTAATTCCGCGTGGCAGCAGGAATGGTTGATCGATGTCAATGAACTTATCGATCTTTACCATCCTGATCTGCTTTATTCTGACAGTCCGCTGCCATTTGGCGACGTTGGTCGTACGATGGTCGCGCATTTTTATAACGATAACATCCGGCACAATAGCGGTAAATTGACCGGCGTGTACACGCCAAAACAGCCTTCGGAGGGTAAATGGGCGCAAGATGTGGAGCGAGGCGTGTTGGATTCGATCAGCCCGTTTCCGTGGCAAACCGATACTTCAATAGGCGACTGGTTTTACAAAACCGGACAGAAATATAAGAGTGCTGATGATATCGCTCAATTATTGATAGACATTATCAGTAAAAATGGCAACCTGCTCATCAACGTAGTGCAAACCCCTGAGGGCGATCTGGAACCAGATGTATTGACTATTGTAAATAAAATAGGTGACTGGACCACGGCGAACGGGGAGGGAATTTATGCTACACGACCCTGGAAAATTTATGGAGAAGGGCCTTCTACGGTAAAAACGAATCAAACCAAGGGAAGGTTTGGCGGCTTAAGCGATACCCGTGCTTATCAAGCAACCGATATCCGTTTTACAACCAAGGATGGTAATCTGTACGCGTTCTGCATGAATACGCCTGCAGGCGAGGTCCGGATCACTTCACTTGGCAGAAATTCAAAGTACCTGGATAAGCCCATCGCATCGGTTACGCTGCTGGGCAGTAAGGAAAAGTTAAAATGGGTACAGGAAGGCGATGCTTTGGTCATCTCAAAGCCCGAAAGTTCTCCGGGATGGAAGGTTTCCGGTTATAAAATTGCATTTAAATAA
- the hscB gene encoding Fe-S protein assembly co-chaperone HscB, with protein MNYFEFYNIPESFNPDLALLKKQFYRLSKEYHPDFYATESDERQQEILELSTLNNKAYYTLNDPAKRLEYILRTHNLISEGAKPQLPADFLMEMMDINERLMEVENAEQLGDITAEALAVENDLQSALDVLTADYETLSDTAKEDRLNKIADIYYRLKYLLRIKESLDTFATRF; from the coding sequence ATGAACTATTTTGAGTTTTACAATATACCGGAATCATTTAACCCCGACCTGGCTTTGCTGAAGAAGCAGTTCTATCGCCTGAGCAAGGAATATCACCCCGATTTTTATGCTACCGAAAGTGATGAACGCCAACAAGAGATACTGGAACTATCTACCCTGAACAATAAAGCTTATTATACCCTGAACGACCCGGCTAAACGCTTGGAATACATATTGCGCACACACAACCTGATCTCGGAAGGTGCTAAACCCCAACTACCCGCCGACTTTTTAATGGAGATGATGGATATTAACGAGCGCTTAATGGAAGTTGAAAATGCGGAACAACTGGGCGATATAACTGCCGAAGCATTGGCCGTTGAGAACGACCTGCAAAGCGCCCTTGATGTATTAACCGCTGATTATGAAACGCTAAGCGATACCGCAAAAGAAGACAGGCTGAACAAGATTGCAGATATTTATTACAGATTGAAATATTTGTTGCGGATTAAAGAGAGTTTAGATACATTTGCAACCCGATTCTGA
- the kdsA gene encoding 3-deoxy-8-phosphooctulonate synthase — MRQKPFFILGPCVMENQDLLFTVGEKVAEIGQKYQVPVIFKSSFDKANRTSIHSYRGPGIEKGMEMLQLVKEKFNLPTTTDIHEPGQAAIAAQVVDILQIPAFLCRQTDLLVAAAQTGKIVNVKKAQFLSGQDMFYPAQKVVEVGNNQIILTERGNMYGYNNLAVDFRNIYDMKAFGYPVCMDCTHSVQRPGAAGGKTGGDRTFVPMMALAAKAFGASGYFMEVHPDPDNALSDGPNMVRLQDIEKVIVPLLG; from the coding sequence ATGCGGCAGAAGCCGTTTTTTATATTAGGCCCTTGTGTAATGGAAAACCAGGACCTGCTGTTCACCGTTGGTGAAAAAGTAGCCGAAATAGGGCAGAAGTACCAGGTGCCGGTTATCTTCAAATCATCGTTTGATAAAGCTAACCGCACATCTATCCACTCGTACCGCGGCCCGGGTATTGAAAAGGGCATGGAAATGCTACAATTGGTAAAAGAAAAGTTCAACTTACCAACCACTACCGATATACATGAACCGGGCCAGGCCGCAATTGCTGCACAGGTAGTTGATATTTTACAAATACCGGCTTTTTTATGCCGGCAAACAGACCTGCTTGTAGCAGCGGCGCAAACCGGAAAGATCGTCAATGTAAAGAAAGCCCAGTTCCTATCCGGGCAGGATATGTTTTATCCGGCGCAAAAAGTAGTTGAGGTTGGCAATAACCAAATAATATTAACCGAGCGTGGCAACATGTATGGTTATAATAACCTGGCGGTTGATTTCAGGAATATATATGATATGAAAGCCTTTGGGTATCCTGTTTGTATGGATTGCACCCATTCGGTTCAGCGCCCTGGTGCTGCGGGCGGCAAAACCGGCGGTGACCGCACTTTTGTACCTATGATGGCCCTGGCGGCTAAAGCATTTGGTGCCAGTGGTTATTTTATGGAGGTACATCCTGATCCGGATAACGCGCTGAGCGATGGCCCTAATATGGTCAGATTGCAGGATATTGAAAAGGTAATTGTACCATTATTGGGTTAA
- a CDS encoding KpsF/GutQ family sugar-phosphate isomerase gives MKEIAKRVFDTEIASLQYVAAAISDADFTGIVNTILNAKGKLIIAGVGKSGIIGQKIAATLTSTGTPSYFLHPGEAFHGDLGMVGRQVPVLLLSYSGETDEVLQIIPFLKWNENIIMSITGNPASTLAKNSEYHLNINVLHEACPLKLAPTSSTTAALVMGDAIAVALMEARQFQHEDFARFHPGGSLGRKLLVKVKDMMRTDNLPFIDEDAPFTELLLRMSEGKLGLVIVGTPSYLKGIVTDGDLRRALLKNNDIASIQITEIMTANPIIVDAAEYINQAEHIMMEKKITTILVGTPEKRSVSGVYQIYTI, from the coding sequence ATGAAAGAGATTGCCAAAAGAGTATTTGATACCGAGATAGCATCATTACAGTATGTAGCTGCTGCTATTAGCGATGCCGATTTTACCGGTATAGTAAATACCATATTAAATGCAAAGGGCAAACTGATTATAGCCGGTGTAGGGAAATCAGGCATTATAGGGCAAAAAATAGCAGCCACCCTTACCAGTACCGGCACACCAAGTTACTTTTTGCACCCAGGCGAAGCTTTTCATGGCGATTTGGGTATGGTGGGAAGGCAGGTACCGGTATTATTGCTGTCTTACTCAGGTGAAACGGATGAGGTGCTGCAGATTATTCCATTTTTAAAATGGAACGAAAATATAATTATGAGCATTACAGGGAACCCGGCATCAACCCTGGCAAAAAACAGTGAATATCATTTAAATATTAATGTACTGCACGAGGCCTGCCCGCTTAAATTGGCACCTACATCATCTACAACCGCAGCATTAGTTATGGGCGATGCTATTGCAGTAGCATTAATGGAAGCCAGGCAGTTTCAGCACGAAGATTTTGCCCGCTTCCATCCCGGCGGCAGCCTGGGCCGTAAATTGCTGGTGAAGGTTAAGGATATGATGCGTACTGACAATTTACCATTTATTGATGAGGATGCCCCATTTACCGAATTGTTGTTACGTATGAGTGAAGGAAAGCTAGGTTTAGTAATAGTTGGTACGCCCAGCTATCTGAAAGGGATTGTTACTGATGGCGACCTGCGCCGTGCGCTTTTAAAAAATAATGATATAGCCAGTATCCAAATTACTGAGATAATGACTGCCAACCCGATTATAGTTGATGCGGCCGAATATATTAACCAGGCCGAACATATTATGATGGAGAAAAAAATAACAACTATTTTGGTAGGTACGCCAGAAAAACGATCTGTGAGCGGAGTGTATCAAATTTATACAATCTGA
- a CDS encoding nucleotide sugar dehydrogenase, whose protein sequence is MSALTATSSYNVFSLPTNINIAVIGLGYIGLPLAVEFAKKVKVIGFDIKQARLDELKQGYDRTLEIDAESLLDVISVKDNHKGLSFTSIMTEITFCNVYIIAVPTPTDQHNRPDLNLLKNASEMVAGVLKKGDVVIYESTVYPGVTEEVCVPILERISGLTFNHDFFVGYSPERINPGDKVHTLTNILKVTSGSTPEVANFIDDLYRLIVLAGTHKAPSIKVAEACKVIENAQRDINIAFVNELAKIFNIMNIDTQAVLEAAGTKWNFLKFKPGLVGGHCTGVDPYYLAQKAQEVGYHPEIILAGRRLNDSMGTYVAQQVIKLMIKKDIAVKNADILILGFTFKENCPDVRNTRVIDIVNTLHEYNTKCEIYDSWADPDEVYNEYQVSTIKDFDALKGNYDAIIIAVGHQEFFDLNYERLKKKTGAVVYDLKGILNSALVDERL, encoded by the coding sequence ATGTCTGCCCTTACAGCTACCTCATCATATAATGTGTTTTCATTACCTACAAATATTAACATCGCTGTAATTGGCTTAGGCTACATAGGGTTACCTTTGGCAGTTGAATTTGCTAAAAAAGTAAAAGTTATTGGGTTTGACATTAAACAAGCCCGTCTTGATGAATTAAAACAGGGGTACGACCGTACGCTTGAAATAGATGCTGAAAGCTTGCTGGATGTAATAAGTGTAAAAGATAACCATAAGGGATTATCATTTACATCGATAATGACAGAAATAACTTTTTGTAATGTATATATTATTGCCGTACCAACTCCAACCGATCAACATAACCGCCCAGATCTAAATCTGCTTAAAAATGCCAGTGAAATGGTAGCAGGTGTACTAAAAAAGGGCGATGTAGTAATTTATGAATCTACTGTATATCCCGGTGTTACAGAGGAGGTGTGTGTGCCAATTTTGGAAAGGATATCGGGACTAACATTTAATCATGATTTTTTTGTGGGGTATTCACCCGAACGTATAAACCCAGGCGATAAGGTGCATACGCTAACCAATATTTTGAAGGTAACGTCGGGTTCTACGCCGGAAGTTGCTAATTTTATTGATGATCTTTACCGCCTGATAGTACTTGCCGGCACACACAAAGCACCCAGTATTAAAGTTGCAGAGGCTTGTAAAGTAATAGAAAATGCACAGCGCGACATTAATATTGCCTTTGTAAATGAATTAGCCAAAATATTCAATATTATGAATATTGATACCCAGGCCGTTTTGGAAGCAGCAGGTACCAAATGGAATTTTTTGAAGTTTAAACCAGGCTTAGTAGGCGGGCATTGCACTGGGGTCGACCCATATTATCTGGCGCAAAAAGCACAGGAAGTAGGTTATCATCCCGAGATTATATTAGCCGGGCGCAGGCTTAACGATAGCATGGGGACTTATGTGGCACAACAGGTAATTAAATTAATGATAAAAAAGGATATTGCTGTAAAAAATGCAGATATTTTAATATTGGGTTTTACGTTTAAAGAGAATTGCCCTGATGTAAGGAATACCAGGGTAATAGATATTGTGAACACTTTGCACGAATATAATACCAAGTGTGAAATATATGACTCCTGGGCTGATCCGGATGAAGTGTATAATGAATACCAGGTAAGTACGATTAAAGATTTTGATGCGTTAAAGGGAAATTATGATGCAATTATAATAGCTGTAGGGCACCAAGAGTTTTTTGATTTAAATTATGAGCGTTTGAAGAAAAAAACCGGGGCAGTTGTATATGATTTAAAAGGGATATTAAATTCAGCATTAGTTGACGAGCGATTATAG
- a CDS encoding SLBB domain-containing protein, with protein sequence MKYHRILLIVLTFTIYFGGYSIAVVAQTIPAGTNVDQYSDAQIKQLLQQAQAQGLSDAQIVQQAQARGLSADQAAHLQQRISAIRKTQGSGTFYADTSQNQPRGLNYTPDTLSSNKQNTDIFKNLRPKIFGADLFRNSNIGATPNLNIATPVNYILGPTDQLNIDVYGNSLASWRLKVSPEGNINIPGVGPLNVAGKTVEQATANIKSKLAANNYAIGRGTSVDVNLGNIKSISVVVVGEVLRPNTYILPSLSTVFGALNKAGGPSDNGTFRQIDIIRNGKIFRHLDLYDFLTKGDQKDNIMLKDQDIIRVPTYRTRIELAGEVKIPALFETLPGETLQDIIKYAGGFTDQAYTDRIKVIQISGQQYRISDVVESDYKNYVPLRGDKYIVEHILNRFENRVTINGAVFRPGEYELQNGLTLSQLIKNAAGLKEDAFTGRGSITRLKPDNTTEQLSFDVLGIVNKTVPDIVLQREDIVEISSMFDLRDKYTVDIKGEVRRPGQFAYADKMTIQDLIIKAGGFAEGASPKRIEVARRVNNSNPLASNSAVAQVFTQNVDANLKTGGASFVLKPYDIVSIYTLPGYEPQKTVKVEGEVLYPGNYTIKTKNEKISDIITRAGGLTASADVDGGTLKRSNIAILGVDKNKVDTTGIEKERTIRLNRLQKGYNDTTVNKTNSDAQLRNDYVGIDLKKILEQPGSNIDLILEDGDNIRIPKQQQIVRVNGEVLYPSAVVFEKGKTFSSYVSNAGGFSPKALKRGAYVVYPNGTVKGTRKFLFFNSHPAVKAGSEIYVPVKPEKKGLGATELVGISTGIASLGAIILGILSLHKSN encoded by the coding sequence ATGAAATATCATAGAATTTTATTAATAGTATTAACATTTACGATTTACTTTGGCGGCTATTCAATTGCCGTAGTAGCACAAACTATTCCTGCCGGGACTAATGTTGATCAGTATTCTGACGCACAGATCAAACAATTGCTTCAACAAGCACAGGCCCAAGGGCTTTCTGATGCACAAATAGTACAGCAAGCACAAGCAAGGGGTTTGTCTGCTGATCAGGCTGCGCACTTACAGCAACGTATAAGTGCTATCCGAAAAACTCAGGGCAGTGGTACATTTTATGCAGATACCTCACAGAATCAGCCCCGCGGATTAAATTACACCCCCGATACCCTAAGTTCAAATAAGCAAAACACTGATATATTTAAAAATTTAAGGCCTAAAATATTTGGCGCCGACCTTTTTAGAAATTCCAATATTGGCGCGACTCCTAATTTAAATATTGCAACACCAGTAAATTATATACTGGGCCCAACAGATCAATTAAATATTGATGTTTATGGTAATTCGTTAGCCAGTTGGCGTCTTAAGGTTTCACCAGAAGGAAATATTAATATACCCGGCGTGGGCCCATTAAATGTAGCCGGCAAAACTGTTGAACAAGCCACGGCGAATATTAAAAGCAAACTGGCGGCCAATAATTATGCTATTGGCCGGGGCACCAGCGTTGATGTTAATTTAGGTAACATAAAAAGTATTAGTGTTGTTGTTGTTGGTGAAGTGCTTAGGCCCAATACCTACATATTGCCGTCATTATCTACAGTTTTTGGCGCTTTGAATAAAGCGGGCGGACCAAGTGATAATGGTACATTCCGCCAAATAGATATCATCAGAAATGGTAAAATATTCAGGCACCTGGATTTGTATGACTTTTTAACTAAAGGAGATCAAAAAGATAATATCATGTTAAAAGATCAAGATATTATTAGGGTGCCTACCTATCGCACACGGATAGAACTGGCTGGTGAAGTAAAAATCCCGGCATTATTTGAAACACTGCCTGGCGAAACTTTGCAGGATATTATAAAATATGCCGGCGGCTTTACCGATCAAGCTTATACTGATAGGATTAAAGTAATACAAATAAGTGGTCAGCAGTATCGTATTAGCGATGTGGTTGAAAGCGATTATAAAAACTATGTTCCGTTGCGTGGCGATAAATATATTGTTGAGCATATTTTAAATAGGTTTGAAAACCGTGTTACCATAAATGGCGCTGTTTTTAGACCGGGCGAATACGAATTACAAAATGGCTTAACATTATCACAATTAATAAAAAATGCCGCAGGTTTAAAAGAAGATGCCTTTACTGGCAGGGGAAGTATCACACGTTTAAAACCGGACAATACCACCGAGCAACTTTCTTTTGATGTATTAGGAATAGTTAATAAAACTGTGCCGGATATTGTGTTACAGCGCGAGGATATCGTTGAAATATCATCGATGTTTGATTTGAGAGATAAATATACTGTAGATATAAAAGGTGAAGTGAGAAGGCCCGGCCAATTTGCGTATGCTGATAAAATGACTATCCAGGATTTGATCATTAAGGCAGGTGGATTTGCTGAGGGGGCCAGCCCAAAACGTATTGAAGTGGCACGCCGGGTAAACAACAGTAATCCGTTGGCATCAAATAGTGCTGTAGCGCAGGTGTTCACTCAAAATGTTGATGCCAACTTAAAAACAGGCGGCGCATCATTTGTATTGAAACCTTATGATATTGTATCTATATATACATTACCGGGGTACGAACCTCAAAAAACTGTTAAAGTGGAAGGAGAGGTGCTTTATCCTGGAAATTACACTATAAAAACAAAGAACGAAAAAATATCAGATATAATAACCCGAGCAGGTGGCTTAACCGCGTCGGCAGATGTGGACGGGGGTACACTAAAACGTAGTAACATAGCCATACTTGGAGTAGACAAAAATAAAGTTGATACCACCGGAATAGAAAAAGAACGTACCATACGTTTAAACCGTTTGCAAAAAGGCTATAATGATACCACAGTTAACAAAACAAATAGCGATGCGCAACTGCGTAACGATTATGTTGGTATTGATCTTAAAAAGATATTAGAGCAACCCGGCAGTAATATTGATTTGATATTAGAAGACGGCGACAATATTAGGATACCAAAGCAACAACAAATTGTACGTGTTAATGGTGAAGTACTATACCCGAGTGCCGTGGTTTTTGAAAAAGGGAAAACATTTTCCAGTTACGTATCAAATGCGGGGGGATTTTCGCCAAAGGCATTAAAGAGGGGTGCTTACGTTGTATACCCTAATGGAACGGTTAAAGGCACACGCAAGTTTTTGTTTTTCAATAGCCACCCAGCGGTAAAGGCGGGTAGTGAAATATATGTGCCAGTAAAGCCTGAAAAGAAAGGGCTTGGAGCGACGGAGCTTGTGGGTATAAGCACAGGTATTGCATCATTAGGTGCGATAATATTAGGTATATTAAGCTTACATAAAAGTAACTAG
- a CDS encoding GumC domain-containing protein gives MNENYQPLNHENGLSYIEVLSKIKNAWRYLLSKWFIILIASFIGGAGGFIYGYVKKPIFIAQLSFALQDDKSVGGFSGALSLASQFGIDLGGGGAGGEFSGDNLLELMKSRLIIEKTLLSPVYVDGKKETLIDLYINFNKFRDNWIGKPGLESIKFSPGADLDKFTLKQDSIIGVFHRNIIKNNLSVDKLDKKLSIVSIKVTSTNELFSKYFAEVLEKVVSDFYIQTKTTKSAKNVSILQYQVDSVRTLLNAAILGVASSTDANPNPNPLFQTLRVPSQRKSVDIQFNTVILTELVKNLAIAKMSLLQETPLIQVIDKPILPLERIKVSKLYSGIKGAFIAGFIISVILFIKKIK, from the coding sequence ATGAATGAAAATTATCAACCTCTAAATCACGAAAATGGACTATCATATATCGAAGTTTTATCGAAAATAAAAAATGCTTGGAGATATCTTTTAAGTAAATGGTTTATTATTTTAATTGCAAGCTTTATAGGAGGGGCGGGCGGATTCATCTATGGATATGTTAAGAAGCCTATTTTTATAGCTCAGTTAAGTTTTGCTTTACAGGATGACAAATCAGTAGGAGGATTTAGTGGTGCTTTGAGTTTAGCCAGTCAATTTGGTATAGATTTAGGTGGCGGCGGGGCGGGAGGTGAATTTAGCGGCGATAATTTATTAGAGCTAATGAAATCCCGACTTATAATAGAAAAAACGTTACTATCTCCTGTATATGTAGATGGTAAAAAGGAGACATTGATCGATTTATATATAAATTTTAATAAATTTAGAGATAATTGGATAGGAAAGCCGGGCTTAGAAAGTATCAAGTTTTCACCAGGTGCAGATCTGGATAAATTTACGTTAAAACAAGATAGTATTATAGGTGTTTTTCACAGAAATATTATAAAAAACAATTTATCAGTAGATAAACTAGATAAGAAGTTAAGTATAGTTTCTATTAAGGTTACTTCAACTAACGAGCTTTTTTCTAAATATTTTGCAGAAGTATTGGAAAAAGTAGTGTCTGATTTTTATATACAAACCAAGACGACAAAATCTGCCAAAAATGTCAGTATATTGCAGTATCAGGTAGATTCTGTTCGCACGTTATTAAATGCAGCAATTCTAGGCGTGGCTTCATCAACAGATGCTAACCCTAACCCTAATCCATTATTTCAAACATTACGCGTACCCTCACAACGCAAATCTGTTGATATTCAATTTAACACTGTAATATTAACTGAGCTGGTTAAAAATTTAGCTATAGCTAAAATGTCCTTACTGCAAGAAACACCTTTAATTCAAGTAATTGATAAACCCATATTACCATTAGAAAGAATAAAAGTTAGTAAGTTATATTCAGGAATTAAAGGTGCATTCATTGCAGGATTTATTATTTCTGTGATACTTTTTATTAAAAAAATAAAGTAG
- a CDS encoding oligosaccharide flippase family protein: MSNQSALKSDTLKYLPVKIFPAVSGLLTIYFLTRSLSTALYATYSFVIASVLLFMQLSGGWINSSIIYFYPDFYNKKNEDDLKINIIGLQIILFLVASIGFIIICFFGKISIEIIISALLLMFFQIFINLLYSFLQAERAITVQITSTVIQSIIQILSVGICFVFFPQQLWLILFMLFFSYFIATIYVLFCTKIIKMLTFNNIKEKFSAELAKKILLYGLPICVWFFASQFYTVGDRVLFKYFNVVQYVGNYASFRDLAVGLSGFLTMPLLLASHPIIITMWKNGDEKYKIEQLIEQNIRILILFFFVSFVLTILSGKWIMTTIVSVKYLLNTTLMCLVLLSIFIGTISMYIHKALEVTGKTLLMSKISICVAILSFVLNFVILPLYGVTGAVIVNLVCQVTYLIAVYYYSKSILKPKLKIKFIASVLLCVTVIFTIDLLLRKTLKNHYTNLYEFVYTCIMCLIFLSRSQDIKLLFAPLFKKRPLSNTDNI, encoded by the coding sequence ATGAGTAATCAAAGTGCACTTAAATCTGACACGCTTAAATACCTCCCTGTAAAAATATTTCCGGCAGTATCTGGACTTCTCACAATTTATTTTTTAACACGTAGTTTATCTACGGCATTATACGCTACATATTCTTTTGTTATAGCAAGCGTATTACTATTTATGCAATTATCGGGGGGGTGGATCAATAGTTCTATTATCTACTTTTATCCAGATTTTTATAATAAAAAAAATGAGGACGATTTGAAAATTAATATTATTGGTCTTCAAATAATATTGTTTCTTGTTGCCTCGATAGGTTTTATAATAATATGTTTTTTTGGTAAAATAAGCATAGAGATAATAATAAGTGCGCTATTACTTATGTTTTTTCAGATTTTCATAAATTTATTGTATAGTTTTTTACAAGCCGAACGTGCTATTACAGTTCAGATTACATCTACCGTTATACAAAGTATTATACAAATATTAAGTGTTGGAATATGCTTTGTGTTTTTCCCGCAACAATTATGGCTGATTCTGTTTATGCTTTTTTTTAGCTATTTTATAGCTACTATATATGTTTTGTTTTGCACGAAAATTATCAAGATGCTTACTTTTAATAACATAAAGGAAAAATTTAGTGCAGAGTTAGCAAAAAAGATACTTTTATATGGACTGCCTATATGCGTATGGTTCTTTGCTTCACAATTTTATACCGTTGGTGACAGGGTATTATTTAAATATTTTAATGTGGTTCAATATGTAGGTAATTACGCATCGTTTAGAGATTTGGCCGTTGGTTTGTCGGGCTTTTTAACTATGCCGTTATTATTAGCATCGCATCCCATTATTATAACCATGTGGAAAAATGGCGACGAGAAATATAAGATAGAACAGCTAATAGAACAAAATATAAGGATATTGATCCTTTTTTTTTTCGTATCGTTTGTGCTTACAATATTATCGGGTAAATGGATTATGACTACAATAGTATCTGTTAAATATTTGCTGAATACAACCTTAATGTGTTTAGTTCTATTATCTATATTTATCGGGACAATTTCAATGTATATTCACAAAGCACTTGAAGTTACAGGCAAAACACTTTTAATGAGCAAAATATCAATTTGTGTAGCTATATTAAGCTTTGTTTTAAATTTTGTGATATTACCATTATATGGCGTAACAGGTGCAGTTATTGTTAATCTTGTTTGCCAGGTTACTTATTTAATAGCAGTATATTATTATTCAAAGAGCATTTTAAAGCCAAAACTTAAAATCAAATTCATAGCATCTGTGTTACTGTGTGTAACAGTTATATTTACAATAGATTTATTGTTACGCAAAACATTAAAAAATCATTATACAAACTTGTATGAATTTGTATATACATGTATAATGTGCTTGATTTTTTTAAGCCGTTCTCAAGATATTAAATTGTTATTCGCTCCCCTTTTTAAAAAGAGGCCACTTAGTAATACCGATAATATATAA